AGGAGGTTAAGGTGCGTTTCAAAATATAGCATTGCCAATTCGATATATAAGTGATGACAGTTTCATGCACAATTACCATATTGGAATGTGAGAAGATGATTAAATAATGTTGAATGGAACTTTGAACTATCTAAATTAAGGGGAAAATTTTACCTATATTATATATCACGTACTTCCTCTCCTTTACCCCAGGTATTGCAACAATTCCCTCAGGCTCAACATTTACCAGGACAGATGTTCCGCCCTGTGCCAAATTCCATTATCAGTGCCTTTACAGACGTAAAAATGAGTAGAAGAATAGACAACAAATCACTACATATCATGCTGACATAACCAACCTTGTCGCCAAGAAATTGAATACTGTCAGCTTGAAAAATAATCTTTTCAGTATTCAGTAACTTCCTACCACCATTTAGCCCCGAACTTCCTTTACTTAGTTGTAAAGTAAAAGTCGCTGGTATCTGTTATACGTTCAATAGCAAAAGGTTTAAGCTTTAAATATCAATAGGGTATACAAAACTGGTAGGCAAGAATGCAAATGTACATACAGAAGCAGGATATGAGATCTTCACTTCATACCACTTATTCGAATTCAACCCTTGCAGTTCATATAGTCTAGATCCGGACTGTAATGGAAGAGTTTCCTTCATTAGCTCCTGTCCGACTTGCAGAACTTTTATATCCATCCTATAACATTAAGAAGTTTAACTTTTACACAATGTCGGTGTATGCATATTTTTTAGGTGAAGCAATTGACTTCATTgatggcatcaagaa
The DNA window shown above is from Nicotiana tomentosiformis chromosome 8, ASM39032v3, whole genome shotgun sequence and carries:
- the LOC104097875 gene encoding uncharacterized protein, whose amino-acid sequence is MSISPSLFSSSGSLLSILTLLLTFTHGNTMDIKVLQVGQELMKETLPLQSGSRLYELQGLNSNKWYEVKISYPASIPATFTLQLSKGSSGLNGGRKLLNTEKIIFQADSIQFLGDKGGTSVLVNVEPEGIVAIPGVKERKYVIYNIVCDELLFGIPHQAWYVVVLVVLCLALALVIPSFLPPYLLPRNQGLSAAGRGMSKDS